In Xiphophorus hellerii strain 12219 chromosome 4, Xiphophorus_hellerii-4.1, whole genome shotgun sequence, a single genomic region encodes these proteins:
- the spata17 gene encoding spermatogenesis-associated protein 17 has protein sequence MADLLKFKQRVEELKSEYYNRNRETEVNRKKETQAAIRIQSWFRACRVRTCIRHLNKKAIIIQKAWRGFAARARVRQMVKAAYFTMKMNFYNDMAVRIQKTWRGFYYRKYMHYFYARKRYLQQILMKNELVRKELDEIEKGQTREKEYLEATIEQKTKAYQAYRLHHLISTKQVPGVFNSPYRQAPHEMELLLRQVRYQVPISMAHRDTGCLRGLCDSTGRSFSGSPESQSTISTKTWDLRTRLPSIAAKKGKAKITQTVHNR, from the exons ATGGCTGATCTTCTAAAGTTTAAACAACGAGTAGAGGAATTAAAAAGTGAATACTACAACAGAAACAG GGAAACCGAGGTGAACAGAAAAAAGGAGACCCAGGCTGCCATCCGAATTCAGAGCTGGTTCCGAGCTTGCAGGGTGCGGACATGCATCAG ACATCTGAACAAGAAAGCAATCATCATACAGAAGGCATGGCGCGGCTTTGCAGCAAGGGCACGTGTCAGACAAATGGTGAAG GCGGCATATTTTACCATGAAGATGAATTTCTACAACGACATGGCAGTCAGG ATTCAGAAAACATGGAGAGGATTCTACTACAGGAAGTACATGCATTACTTTTATGCTCGGAAAAGGTATCTGCAGCAAATTCTCATGAAGAATGAGCTTGTGAG GAAAGAGTTGGATGAGATTGAGAAAGGACAGACAAGAGAGAAGGAATATCTAGAGGCTACAATAGAGCAGAAAACGAAAGCTTACCAAGCTTATCGATTGCACCACCTCATCAGCACAAAACAG GTCCCTGGGGTATTTAACTCTCCTTACAGGCAGGCCCCTCATGAGATGGAGCTGCTGCTGAGGCAGGTCAGGTATCAGGTCCCCATCAGCATGGCCCACCGGGATACAGGTTGTCTCAGGGGCCTTTGTGACTCAACGGGACGTAGTTTCTCTGGGTCTCCTGAATCCCAAAGTACCATTTCCACCAAAACCTGGGACTTGAGGACCAGACTACCTTCTATTGCCGCCAAGAAGGGAAAGGCAAAAATAACCCAAACTGTCCATAACAGATGA